A window of the Camelus dromedarius isolate mCamDro1 chromosome 5, mCamDro1.pat, whole genome shotgun sequence genome harbors these coding sequences:
- the GCNT3 gene encoding beta-1,3-galactosyl-O-glycosyl-glycoprotein beta-1,6-N-acetylglucosaminyltransferase 3, translating to MTWWKKKFCRRHHLWALGCYMLLALVALRLSLRLKCDVVSLDLESRDLQSQHCRDILYKSLKLPAKRSINCSGITRGDQEAVIKALLDNLEVKKKREPFTDTDYLNMTRDCEQFKAKRRFIRFPLSKEELDFPIAYSMVVHEKVENFERLLRAVYAPQNIYCVHVDEKSPETFKEAVKAIISCFPNVFMASKLVRVVYASWSRVQADLNCMEDLLRSPVPWKYLLNTCGTDFPIKTNAEMVLALKMLNGKNSMESEIPTEYKKTRWKYHYEVTDTLQVTNKMKDPPPDNLPMFTGNAYIVASRGFIQHVLENPKSQRLIEWAKDTYSPDEHLWATLQRAPWMPGSVPYHPKFHISDMTAIARLVKWQDHEGDISMGAPYAPCSGIHQRAVCVYGAGDLHWILQNHHLLANKFDPKVDDNVLQCLEEYLRYKAIYGAEL from the coding sequence ATGACTTGgtggaagaagaaattctgccggAGGCATCATCTGTGGGCTTTGGGCTGCTATATGCTGCTGGCCCTTGTTGCTTTGAGACTTTCTCTCAGACTGAAATGTGACGTAGTTTCCCTGGATCTAGAGTCCAGGGACTTGCAAAGCCAGCACTGTAGGGACATCTTGTACAAGTCCCTGAAGCTGCCAGCAAAGAGATCCATCAACTGTTCTGGGATCACCCGAGGGGACCAGGAAGCAGTGATCAAGGCTCTCCTGGACAACCTGGAGGTCAAGAAGAAGCGGGAGCCTTTCACAGACACTGACTACCTCAACATGACCAGGGACTGTGAGCAGTTTAAGGCCAAAAGGAGGTTCATACGGTTCCCACTGAGCAAAGAAGAATTAGACTTTCCCATCGCTTACTCTATGGTGGTCCATGAGAAGGTTGAAAACTTTGAAAGGCTGCTGCGAGCTGTGTATGCCCCTCAGAACATATACTGTGTCCATGTGGATGAGAAGTCCCCAGAAACTTTCAAAGAGGCAGTCAAGGCCATTATTTCATGCTTCCCGAATGTCTTCATGGCCAGTAAATTGGTTCGGGTGGTTTATGCCTCCTGGTCCAGGGTGCAGGCTGACCTGAACTGTATGGAAGACTTGCTCCGGAGCCCGGTGCCGTGGAAATACTTACTGAACACCTGCGGGACAGACTTTCCTATAAAGACCAATGCCGAGATGGTCCTGGCCCTCAAGATGTTGAATGGGAAGAACAGTATGGAGTCAGAGATACCTACTGAGTACAAAAAGACTCGCTGGAAATATCACTACGAAGTGACAGACACGTTGCAAGTAACCAACAAGATGAAGGACCCTCCCCCTGATAATTTACCTATGTTCACGGGGAATGCCTATATTGTGGCTTCTCGAGGCTTTATCCAACATGTCTTAGAGAACCCCAAATCCCAACGGCTGATTGAATGGGCCAAAGACACCTACAGCCCCGATGAACACCTCTGGGCTACCCTTCAGCGTGCACCATGGATGCCTGGCTCTGTTCCCTACCACCCCAAGTTTCACATCTCAGACATGACGGCCATCGCCAGGCTGGTCAAGTGGCAAGACCACGAGGGAGACATCAGTATGGGGGCACCTTATGCCCCTTGCTCTGGAATCCACCAGCGGGCTGTCTGTGTTTATGGGGCTGGGGACCTGCACTGGATTCTCCAGAACCATCACCTCTTGGCTAACAAGTTTGACCCCAAGGTGGATGATAATGTTCTTCAGTGCTTAGAAGAGTATTTACGCTATAAGGCCATCTATGGGGCTGAACTCTGA